Proteins from a single region of Lepus europaeus isolate LE1 chromosome 4, mLepTim1.pri, whole genome shotgun sequence:
- the RBM12B gene encoding RNA-binding protein 12B: MAVVIRLLGLPFIAGPVDIRHFFTGLTIPDGGVHIIGGDVGEAFIIFATDEDARRAISRSGGYIKDSSVELFLSSRAEMQKTIQMKRTDRVGRGRPGSGASGVGSMSNFIDAIKEDGNNSGYGSSINQDAEFHANGTGHDDLRPRKTRPLKAENPYLFLRGLPYLVNEDDVRVFFSGLCVDGVIFLKHHDGRNNGDAIVKFASCIDASGGLKCHRSFMGSRFIEVMQGSEEQWIELGGNTVKEDDVPMRSEEHSPARGIDRHFRKRSHSKSPRRTRSRSPLGFYVHLKNLSLSINKKDLRNFFRDTDLTNEQIRFLYKDERRTRYAFVMFKTLKDYNTALGLHKTVLQYRPVHVDPISRKQMLKFIECYEKKRPGLIEKERSGHVSQKYSQEGYSGQKLCIYIRNFPFDVTKVEVQKFFADFSLAEDDIYLLYDDKGVGLGEALVKFKSEEQATKAERLNRRRFLGTEVLLRLISEAQMQEFGVNLMSGGKIQDHSQSRDRRDHSHLFNSRGGQVYSLGSSENFRHQELRQVDNFRHPQGDFRRLPEAFRRSPEDFRFPAEDFRRSPEDFRHPREEHFRRLPEEDFRHPREEDWRRPLEEDWSWPPEEDFRRLPEGDFRRPPEEDFGHPWEEDFRCPPEDDFSHSREEDFRRPPQGEWRRPPEEDFRQPPEEGFRRPPEEDFRRSPDEDFRRSPPEHFRRPPQEHFRRPPPEHFRRPAPEYLRRPPPEHFRRPPPEHFRRPPPEHLRRPPQEHFRRPPQEHFRRPREEDFRHLPDEDFRGPPDEDFGHPPDEDFRSPQEEDFRCPSDEDFRQLPEEDLREVPEEDPGLSDGFRPPGEDFRSLPDDFRSHRPFVNFGRPEGGKFDFGKRNVGGFPEGRFMPDPKLNCGSSRVTPIKIMNLPFKANVNEILDFFHGYRIIPDSVSIQYNEQGLPTGEAIVAMINYNEAMAAIKDLNDRPVGPRKVKLILL, encoded by the coding sequence ATGGCTGTAGTCATCCGTTTACTGGGGCTTCCTTTTATTGCGGGGCCTGTGGATATTCGTCACTTCTTCACGGGATTGACTATTCCTGATGGAGGAGTGCATATAATTGGAGGGGATGTAGGGgaggcatttattatttttgcaacAGATGAAGATGCAAGACGTGCCATAAGTCGTTCAGGAGGGTATATCAAGGATTCATCTGTAGAGCTCTTTCTTAGTAGCAGAGCAGAAATGCAGAAGACTATACAAATGAAAAGAACTGATCGTGTAGGAAGAGGGCGACCAGGATCTGGGGCATCAGGGGTTGGCAGcatgtctaattttattgatgCGATTAAGGAAGATGGAAATAATTCTGGATATGGCTCTTCAATTAATCAAGATGCTGAGTTTCATGCTAATGGTACAGGACATGATGATTTAAGGCCAAGAAAGACAAGGCCACTGAAGGCTGAGAATCCTTATTTGTTTCTGCGAGGCTTGCCTTACTTAGTAAATGAAGATGATGTACGAGTCTTTTTCTCTGGTTTGTGTGTTGATGGAGTAATTTTCTTAAAACATCATGATGGCCGAAATAATGGTGATGCCATAGTTAAATTTGCTTCCTGTATTGATGCTTCAGGAGGTCTTAAATGTCATAGAAGTTTTATGGGTTCAAGATTTATCGAAGTAATGCAAGGCTCAGAAGAACAGTGGATTGAGTTAGGAGGTAATACAGTTAAGGAGGATGATGTTCCTATGAGGTCTGAAGAACATTCTCCAGCAAGAGGAATTGATAGACATTTTCGAAAACGGTCTCATTCAAAATCTCCCAGAAGAACACGTTCTCGTTCTCCTCTTGGATTTTATGTTCACTTAAAAAACCTGTCCCTTAGTATTAACAAAAAAGATTTAAGAAATTTCTTTAGAGATACTGATCTGACTAATGAACAGATTAGATTTTTATATAAGGATGAAAGAAGAACAAGATATGCCTTTGTGATGTTCAAGACTCTAAAAGACTATAATACTGCTCTGGGTTTGCATAAGACTGTTTTACAATATCGTCCAGTTCATGTTGATCCAATTTCTAGAAAACAAATGCTGAAGTTCATTGAATGTTACGAAAAGAAGAGACCAGGgttaatagagaaagagaggtctggaCATGTTTCACAAAAATACTCTCAAGAAGGCTATTCTGGCCAGAAACTCTGCATTTATATAAGAAACTTTCCATTTGATGTTACAAAAGTTGAAGTACAAAAGTTCTTTGCAGACTTTTCTCTTGCTGAGGATGATATTTACTTGCTTTATGATGACAAAGGAGTTGGTCTGGGAGAAGCGTTGGTGAAATTTAAATCAGAAGAACAGGCCACAAAAGCTGAACGCTTAAACCGACGAAGATTCTTAGGAACAGAGGTATTATTAAGACTTATATCTGAGGCACAAATGCAAGAATTTGGGGTAAACTTGATGTCTGGTGGGAAAATACAAGACCATTCACAGTCCCGTGATAGACGTGACCATTCCCATTTATTTAACTCAAGAGGTGGACAAGTGTACTCACTTGGCTCTTCTGAAAACTTCAGACATCAGGAGTTGAGGCAAGTGGACAACTTCAGGCATCCCCAGGGGGATTTCCGGCGCCTTCCGGAAGCCTTCAGGCGCTCTCCGGAGGACTTCCGGTTTCCTGCAGAGGACTTCAGACGCTCTCCGGAGGACTTCCGGCACCCTCGAGAGGAGCACTTCCGGCGGCTTCCTGAGGAGGATTTTCGGCATCCCCGGGAGGAAGACTGGAGACGGCCTCTTGAGGAGGACTGGAGTTGGCCACCGGAGGAGGACTTCAGGCGGCTTCCAGAGGGGGATTTCAGGCGGCCACCCGAGGAGGACTTCGGGCACCCTTGGGAGGAGGACTTCAGGTGCCCTCCGGAGGATGACTTCAGCCACTCTAGGGAGGAGGACTTCAGGAGACCGCCCCAGGGGGAATGGAGGCGACCACCCGAGGAGGACTTCAGGCAGCCCCCTGAAGAGGGTTTCCGGCGGCCCCCAGAGGAGGATTTCAGGCGTTCCCCAGATGAGGACTTCCGGCGGTCGCCTCCAGAACATTTCAGGCGGCCACCTCAGGAACACTTCCGGCGGCCGCCCCCGGAGCACTTCAGGAGGCCAGCCCCAGAGTACTTGAGGCGGCCGCCTCCTGAGCACTTCCGGCGGCCGCCCCCGGAGCACTTCCGGAGGCCACCGCCGGAGCATTTGAGGCGGCCGCCCCAGGAGCATTTCAGGAGGCCGCCACAGGAGCATTTCAGGCGGCCCCGGGAGGAAGATTTCAGGCATTTGCCGGATGAAGACTTCAGGGGCCCTCCTGATGAAGACTTTGGGCACCCTCCTGATGAGGACTTCCGGAGCCCTCAGGAAGAAGATTTTAGATGCCCTTCTGATGAGGACTTCAGACAGCTCCCTGAGGAAGACCTCAGGGAAGTTCCTGAGGAGGACCCCGGACTTTCTGACGGCTTTAGGCCTCCCGGTGAGGATTTTAGGAGCCTGCCTGATGACTTCAGAAGTCATCGTCCTTTCGTGAATTTCGGTCGCCCTGAAGGTGGCAAGTTTGATTTTGGAAAGCGCAATGTGGGAGGGTTTCCTGAGGGAAGGTTTATGCCTGATCCAAAATTAAATTGTGGTTCAAGTAGAGTAACTCCTATTAAGATAATGAATCTTCCATTTAAAGCTAATGTTAATGAAATTTTGGACTTTTTCCATGGTTATAGAATCATACCTGATTCAGTTTCAATTCAGTATAATGAGCAAGGATTACCTACAGGGGAAGCTATTGTTGCTATGATAAATTATAATGAAGCTATGGCTGCTATCAAAGATCTGAATGATAGGCCAGTTGGTCCCCGCAAAGTTAAGTTAATTTTGCTCTAG